Proteins encoded together in one Accipiter gentilis chromosome 16, bAccGen1.1, whole genome shotgun sequence window:
- the UCN gene encoding urocortin, translating to MRRALLTLLLLLARPPPAAARPARTDGFVPAAAAGAEARDSPLWPPLAPPAPEPWRARRDEPPLSIDLTFHLLRHLLLLARAQSQRARADSNRLILDAVGR from the coding sequence ATGCGGCGGGCGCTGCtcaccctcctgctgctgctcgcccgcccgccgcccgccgccgcccgccccgcgcgcaCCGACGGCTTCGtcccggcggccgcggccggggccgagGCTCGGGACAGCCCGCTCTGGCCGCCGCTGGCGCCGCCGGCCCCGGAGCCGTGGCGGGCGCGGCGGGACGAGCCGCCGCTCTCCATCGACCTCACCTTCCACCTCCTGCGGCACCTCCTGCTGCTCGCCCGCGCCCAGAGCCAGCGCGCCCGCGCCGACAGCAACCGCCTCATCCTCGACGCCGTCGGGCGCTGA
- the MPV17 gene encoding protein Mpv17 isoform X1: MLRHPEVLGCCRRACAAGRVRAGLAQGGEGAAHQDGPYGASAGSGLPRGSGDAGRGSSWAGSSCQGLSPFPSVQQPPEQAVLVAGALMGAGDVIAQQLVERRGLRGHHGPRTLKMMAIGFCFVGPVVGGWYKILDQLILGTTKVVAVKKMVLDQGAFAPCFLGCFLAITGAMNGLSVEENWSKIQQDYMDALLTNYCIWPPVQIANFYFVPLHHRLAVVQCVAIVWNCYLSWKANRM; this comes from the exons ATGCTGCGTCATCCCGAGGTGCTTGGCTGCTGCAGGAGGGCCTGTGCTGCGGGGCGGGTGCGGGCAGGCTTGGCGCAGGGTGGTGAGGGAGCTGCACACCAGGACGGACCCTACGGGGCCAGTGCAGGCTCAGGCCTTCCCAGGGGCAGCGGGGACGCAGGCAGAGGCAGCTCTTGGGCAGGATCCAGCTGTCAGGGGCTCTCACCCTTCCCCAGCGTGCAGCAGCCGCCTGAGCAGGCTGTGCTGGTCGCAGGGGCTCTCATGGGAGCTGGCGATGTGATTGCGCAGCAGCTGGTGGAGCGGCGGGGTCTGCGTGGGCACCACGGCCCCCGGACCCTGAAGATGATGGCAATTGGCTTCTGCTTTGTG GGCCCTGTCGTGGGCGGCTGGTACAAGATCCTGGATCAGCTCATCCTGGGGACCACAAAAGTCGTGGCCGTGAAGAAGATGGTCCTGGACCAG GGGGCCTTTGCGCCATGTTTCCTTGGCTGCTTCCTCGCTATCACGGGGGCAATGAACGGTCTGTCAGTGGAGGAGAACTGGTCCAAGATCCAGCAG gACTACATGGACGCCCTGCTGACCAACTACTGC ATCTGGCCACCAGTGCAAATCGCAAACTTCTACTTCGTGCCCCTGCACCACAG GCTGGCTGTCGTCCAGTGTGTTGCCATCGTCTGGAACTGCTACCTCTCCTGGAAAGCAAATCGGATGTGA
- the MPV17 gene encoding protein Mpv17 isoform X3: MAGLWRGCRRLLARSPGAAQALTAGALMGAGDVIAQQLVERRGLRGHHGPRTLKMMAIGFCFVGPVVGGWYKILDQLILGTTKVVAVKKMVLDQGAFAPCFLGCFLAITGAMNGLSVEENWSKIQQDYMDALLTNYCIWPPVQIANFYFVPLHHRLAVVQCVAIVWNCYLSWKANRM, from the exons ATGGCGGGGCTGTGGAGGGGCTGCCGGCGGCTGCTGGCGCGGTCTCCCGGGGCTGCACAGGCGCTCACCGCCG GGGCTCTCATGGGAGCTGGCGATGTGATTGCGCAGCAGCTGGTGGAGCGGCGGGGTCTGCGTGGGCACCACGGCCCCCGGACCCTGAAGATGATGGCAATTGGCTTCTGCTTTGTG GGCCCTGTCGTGGGCGGCTGGTACAAGATCCTGGATCAGCTCATCCTGGGGACCACAAAAGTCGTGGCCGTGAAGAAGATGGTCCTGGACCAG GGGGCCTTTGCGCCATGTTTCCTTGGCTGCTTCCTCGCTATCACGGGGGCAATGAACGGTCTGTCAGTGGAGGAGAACTGGTCCAAGATCCAGCAG gACTACATGGACGCCCTGCTGACCAACTACTGC ATCTGGCCACCAGTGCAAATCGCAAACTTCTACTTCGTGCCCCTGCACCACAG GCTGGCTGTCGTCCAGTGTGTTGCCATCGTCTGGAACTGCTACCTCTCCTGGAAAGCAAATCGGATGTGA
- the MPV17 gene encoding protein Mpv17 isoform X2 produces MALCWGVAPGHQASWACTPALRHAFPSPHSAGPAPGNIGSPALGPDSSLAGGLCAMFPWLLPRYHGGNERSVSGGELVQDPAEEASAEHPSPLCPLSTSWAASQHREEARLLAESRPGWMRDLSCYRGPGLRHSRRCSMRTRQQVRLLGRLPQDYMDALLTNYCIWPPVQIANFYFVPLHHRLAVVQCVAIVWNCYLSWKANRM; encoded by the exons ATGGCTCTGTGCTGGGGAGTAGCCCCAGGGCATCAGGCAAGCTGGGCCTGCACCCCTGCGCTTCGCCATGCATTCCCCTCGCCCCATTCTGCAGGCCCAGCTCCCGGCAACATAGGCTCCCCAGCATTGGGCCCCGACTCCTCTCTTGCAGGGGGCCTTTGCGCCATGTTTCCTTGGCTGCTTCCTCGCTATCACGGGGGCAATGAACGGTCTGTCAGTGGAGGAGAACTGGTCCAAGATCCAGCAG AGGAAGCGTCAGCAGAGCATCCATCACCCCTGTGCCCACTCTCCACGTCGTGGGCTGCCAGCCAGCACCGGGAGGAGGCCAGGCTCCTGGCTGAGTCACGGCCAGGCTGGATGAGGGACTTGTCCTGCTACCGTGGGCCAGGGCTGCGGCACAGCCGCAGGTGCAGCATGAGGACAAGGCAGCAAGTCAGGCTTCTGGGGAGGCTGCCCCAG gACTACATGGACGCCCTGCTGACCAACTACTGC ATCTGGCCACCAGTGCAAATCGCAAACTTCTACTTCGTGCCCCTGCACCACAG GCTGGCTGTCGTCCAGTGTGTTGCCATCGTCTGGAACTGCTACCTCTCCTGGAAAGCAAATCGGATGTGA